One Alteromonas sp. KC3 DNA segment encodes these proteins:
- a CDS encoding PAS domain-containing hybrid sensor histidine kinase/response regulator: MSERLRALEQEVEALKLALRRAEAENTKYKTLFDVSGDALSIIDLTSGKFIECNQAAIDLHGVGSAQYFLNLSPSDLSPEYQPCGRRSDELAKKYIEDTLVHGPQLFQWVHSRLDGSTFQCLVSLTSLPLEDKQLVLAIGRDISELLETKGKLDDVVSDFESVKTAYLKEKEKFELFVNLAPVGIAINKMSSGEFDYVNKEFSRFSGYDVDELNQMDYWQLTPKKYDKQEQEQLTSLTKTGRYGPYVKEYIHKDGHVYPVQLSGVQIKSATDEEFICSVVQDISEQKAIESQLQSAKEHAESNALRLKLANDSAEIGVWEWDVETDELIWDKWMYKLYGITESCFSGAYEAWQNSVHPDDIAYCHNLLTEAVKGGVRFEPEFRVVHSNGNIRTIKASAEIIRNDKGKALRVIGVNYDVTEKNEAINALEWARNEAEKASKTKSEFLANMSHEIRTPMNAILGGLQMVDQRSLDKRSQIMLENATSSAQSLLTIINDILDYSKIEDNKLDLEQAPFLMTEVLKSVRFEVDGILSQKGIELITNIDEAFSDGWLGDMVRVKQICLNLVSNAVKFTEHGNVTVNLYPITLESRAAIGLTVIDTGIGMSEEALTRVFERFSQADSSTTRRFGGTGLGMSITLSLVKMMGGTIDVQSQTGVGTTFTVHLPLPKATQVIKPLPDNIFNTPQLSGKRILIAEDNEINRMIVRSMLEKTSAKMLTVTNGKLAVEAATQKHFDIILMDIQMPEMDGVEAMLKIKAVNPTIPIVALTANAMVSDVKHYLQEGFDEHLSKPIDMNKLFRLLNTLIS, from the coding sequence ATGAGTGAGCGATTACGCGCGTTAGAACAAGAAGTAGAAGCGCTAAAACTAGCGCTGAGACGTGCTGAGGCCGAAAACACAAAATATAAAACACTCTTTGATGTCTCTGGTGACGCGCTTTCAATAATTGATCTAACGTCGGGCAAGTTCATTGAATGTAATCAAGCTGCCATTGATCTTCACGGCGTTGGCAGTGCTCAATATTTTCTAAACCTTTCACCTTCCGATTTGTCACCTGAGTACCAGCCATGCGGTCGGCGTTCAGATGAACTAGCAAAAAAATATATTGAAGATACCCTTGTTCATGGCCCTCAACTTTTTCAATGGGTGCACAGTCGCCTTGATGGCTCAACCTTTCAGTGTTTAGTGTCTCTTACTTCGCTTCCTCTTGAAGACAAGCAGCTTGTACTTGCAATTGGGAGGGATATTTCCGAGCTTTTGGAAACAAAGGGCAAGCTGGATGATGTGGTTTCTGATTTCGAAAGTGTTAAAACGGCTTATTTGAAAGAAAAGGAAAAGTTTGAACTATTCGTAAACCTCGCTCCAGTAGGCATTGCCATAAATAAAATGAGTAGTGGGGAATTTGACTATGTGAATAAAGAGTTTAGCCGTTTTAGCGGGTACGATGTTGATGAATTAAATCAGATGGACTATTGGCAGCTGACACCCAAAAAATATGATAAGCAAGAACAAGAGCAGCTAACTTCACTTACTAAAACAGGCCGTTATGGCCCTTATGTCAAAGAGTACATTCACAAAGATGGGCACGTTTATCCCGTTCAATTGTCAGGTGTACAAATTAAAAGCGCAACAGATGAAGAGTTTATCTGCTCTGTTGTACAAGATATCTCGGAACAAAAAGCGATTGAATCGCAGTTGCAATCGGCCAAAGAGCACGCGGAAAGTAATGCACTGCGTCTAAAGCTGGCTAACGATTCTGCTGAAATTGGTGTATGGGAGTGGGATGTCGAAACAGACGAGCTCATCTGGGATAAATGGATGTACAAGCTTTATGGAATAACTGAAAGCTGTTTCTCTGGCGCTTATGAGGCATGGCAAAACAGTGTACACCCTGACGATATTGCTTACTGTCATAATTTGCTTACCGAAGCGGTAAAAGGAGGTGTGCGATTTGAACCCGAGTTTCGTGTAGTCCACTCTAACGGTAACATTAGAACCATTAAAGCGAGTGCCGAAATTATTCGCAATGACAAAGGAAAAGCATTGCGGGTTATCGGTGTTAATTATGATGTTACCGAAAAGAATGAAGCGATAAATGCGCTAGAGTGGGCAAGAAACGAAGCTGAGAAGGCGAGTAAAACCAAGAGCGAGTTTCTAGCCAATATGAGTCACGAAATTCGAACGCCAATGAATGCCATTTTGGGCGGATTGCAAATGGTTGACCAGCGCAGCTTAGATAAGCGGTCACAAATCATGTTGGAAAATGCTACGTCTTCTGCGCAATCTTTATTGACCATTATCAATGATATTCTTGACTACTCAAAGATAGAAGATAACAAACTCGACCTTGAGCAGGCTCCATTTTTGATGACCGAAGTGCTTAAGTCGGTGCGCTTTGAAGTGGACGGTATATTGAGTCAGAAAGGTATTGAACTTATTACGAATATTGATGAGGCCTTTTCTGATGGCTGGCTTGGCGATATGGTCAGAGTAAAGCAGATTTGCCTAAATTTGGTATCGAACGCAGTTAAGTTTACTGAACATGGCAATGTAACGGTCAACCTTTACCCTATCACGTTAGAAAGCCGGGCAGCGATAGGTCTAACGGTAATTGATACTGGCATTGGCATGAGCGAAGAAGCTTTGACGCGCGTATTTGAGCGATTCTCGCAAGCGGACAGTTCCACCACACGCAGGTTTGGAGGAACCGGGCTTGGCATGTCTATCACGCTGAGCTTGGTGAAAATGATGGGGGGAACTATCGATGTTCAAAGTCAAACAGGCGTCGGGACCACATTTACGGTGCATTTACCATTACCTAAAGCGACACAGGTAATTAAACCGTTGCCGGATAACATCTTTAACACACCACAGTTAAGTGGCAAGCGCATTTTGATAGCAGAAGACAATGAAATAAACCGTATGATTGTGCGCTCAATGCTGGAAAAAACGAGCGCAAAAATGCTTACCGTGACAAATGGCAAACTAGCGGTAGAGGCCGCGACACAAAAACATTTCGACATTATTTTAATGGATATTCAAATGCCAGAGATGGATGGTGTAGAGGCAATGCTTAAGATTAAGGCAGTAAACCCCACAATCCCTATTGTGGCGCTTACCGCTAATGCAATGGTCAGTGATGTAAAGCATTACTTGCAAGAAGGGTTCGACGAACACCTCAGTAAGCCAATAGACATGAATAAGCTCTTCAGACTGCTCAATACGCTCATAAGCTAG
- a CDS encoding sigma-54-dependent transcriptional regulator, with amino-acid sequence MTKILIVDDNTAVLEALSLLLEIHGYQIVTATSPKEALQIVNYQSIALVIQDMNFSADTTSGEEGRVLFSDLRSLNPLLPIILITAWTELEQAVELVKAGAADYIPKPWDDTKLVTTVNNLIALGQANTKNKALQQHANVFDTAKQAAQSVGLVYDSAAMQRVVDMALQVAKSDVPVLITGPNGSGKEKIAELIQRQSPLNQAPFVKVNAGALPQELIEAELFGAEAGAFTSANKSRIGRFEAANGGTLFLDEIGNLPLSGQVKLLRVLQTGEFEKLGSVKTQRTTVRIISATNADLVADIAKGTFREDLFYRLNVIEINVPPLCERGDDALALVKHFLPGRELSLTAQQAITQHMWPGNVRELENACRRVDILYPEGVLGADAFGLTSEAKNTVPRANTTEPTQVEIEAALVTYNGVIAKVAKHFGLSRQALYRRLDKYAIDYKS; translated from the coding sequence ATGACGAAGATTTTAATAGTAGATGACAACACTGCAGTGCTAGAAGCGTTGTCGCTACTACTAGAGATCCACGGATATCAAATAGTCACTGCCACCTCGCCTAAAGAGGCACTTCAAATAGTTAACTACCAATCTATAGCGCTAGTGATCCAAGATATGAATTTTAGTGCGGATACTACGTCAGGCGAAGAGGGCAGAGTGCTGTTTAGTGACCTACGTAGCTTAAATCCATTGCTTCCGATTATCTTGATAACCGCATGGACTGAGCTTGAGCAGGCCGTCGAACTTGTAAAAGCGGGGGCGGCAGATTACATCCCAAAACCTTGGGACGATACAAAATTAGTGACGACAGTAAACAATCTAATAGCGTTAGGGCAAGCCAATACAAAGAACAAGGCGCTACAACAGCACGCCAACGTATTTGATACCGCCAAGCAAGCGGCGCAAAGTGTCGGGCTGGTTTACGATAGTGCCGCAATGCAGCGCGTTGTTGATATGGCACTTCAAGTGGCAAAGTCTGACGTACCAGTTTTGATCACTGGCCCTAATGGTAGCGGAAAAGAGAAAATTGCAGAGCTCATTCAGCGACAGTCACCGTTAAATCAAGCGCCTTTCGTTAAAGTGAATGCAGGTGCACTACCTCAAGAGCTCATAGAAGCAGAATTGTTCGGTGCAGAGGCGGGGGCGTTTACAAGCGCCAATAAAAGCCGAATTGGCAGATTTGAAGCAGCTAATGGTGGAACTTTATTTCTAGATGAAATTGGAAACTTACCACTATCTGGTCAGGTGAAATTACTTCGCGTCTTACAAACCGGTGAATTTGAAAAGTTGGGTTCGGTGAAAACTCAGCGCACTACCGTGAGGATTATCTCCGCAACCAACGCTGATCTTGTGGCAGATATTGCGAAAGGCACATTTCGAGAAGATTTATTTTATCGGCTCAACGTTATCGAGATAAATGTTCCTCCTCTGTGCGAGCGTGGGGATGATGCGTTAGCGTTGGTAAAACATTTTCTACCCGGTCGGGAACTGAGTCTTACCGCCCAACAAGCTATCACGCAGCACATGTGGCCAGGCAATGTAAGAGAGTTAGAAAACGCCTGTCGTAGAGTTGACATTCTATACCCTGAAGGCGTGTTAGGTGCAGACGCATTCGGGTTGACAAGCGAGGCAAAAAACACAGTGCCTAGAGCAAATACAACAGAGCCAACGCAAGTAGAAATAGAGGCAGCTTTGGTGACTTACAATGGCGTAATCGCTAAGGTCGCTAAACATTTTGGTCTGTCTCGTCAGGCACTTTATCGTCGTTTAGACAAGTACGCGATAGATTACAAATCGTGA
- a CDS encoding ABC transporter ATP-binding protein, which produces MLKMHNISKVYQTDSVQTHALRDFSLEVNEGEFIAVTGPSGSGKTTFLNMAGLLEPFTSGQYTLDGIDVGGLSDNQRADLRNQKIGFIFQGFNLIPDLNIFENVEVPLRYRGVSSKERKRRIDECLEQVGLASRAKHLPQQLSGGQQQRVAIARALAGNPRFLLADEPTGNLDTLMARQVMELLEEINRNGATIVMVTHDPELARRAPRNIQVVDGQLADFTLYQGNPDSESVGDIERLKAAGV; this is translated from the coding sequence ATGTTAAAAATGCACAACATTAGCAAGGTGTATCAAACGGACAGTGTTCAAACCCATGCATTAAGAGATTTTTCGCTTGAAGTAAACGAAGGTGAATTTATTGCAGTTACTGGCCCATCCGGTTCAGGTAAAACTACGTTCCTCAACATGGCAGGTTTATTAGAGCCCTTCACCTCAGGGCAATATACCCTTGATGGCATTGATGTGGGAGGATTGTCTGACAATCAACGAGCTGATTTGCGCAATCAAAAAATTGGTTTTATCTTCCAAGGCTTTAACCTAATTCCCGACCTCAATATCTTTGAAAACGTTGAAGTACCTTTACGGTATCGTGGTGTGTCGTCGAAAGAGCGAAAACGCAGAATTGATGAATGCTTGGAGCAAGTTGGACTTGCGAGTCGAGCTAAACACCTTCCACAGCAGCTTTCAGGTGGCCAACAACAGCGCGTTGCCATTGCTAGAGCACTTGCAGGTAATCCTCGCTTTTTGCTTGCCGATGAACCTACCGGTAATCTAGATACCTTGATGGCTCGTCAGGTTATGGAGTTACTCGAAGAGATTAACCGCAATGGCGCAACTATCGTTATGGTGACGCACGACCCAGAACTAGCGCGTAGAGCACCTCGTAACATTCAAGTGGTTGATGGTCAGCTGGCGGATTTTACGCTATATCAGGGCAACCCTGATTCTGAATCGGTTGGTGATATTGAACGCTTGAAAGCGGCTGGGGTGTAA
- a CDS encoding M20 family peptidase — translation MKKAIGIAVLALLVLVSLLVVRALTVFSDNQVSPNASFSPLIIDESLVVERFAKAIRFPTISHEDATKFDHQAFSGLHAFIESSYPLVHNKMSKTVISEYSLVYKLAGSDSTLKPALFMGHMDVVPVDSATESQWLHAPFSGDISDGAIWGRGTLDDKVTVFALLEAMEHLLAKGLTPKRTIYFAFGHDEEIGGEQGAAKVADWFAAQNIEFEFVLDEGGAITRGLMVGTERTVAVVGIAEKGYANIRLTVNDDGGHSSQPPEHTAVGVLSQAIVKLENNQLPTDFQFINKTFEKMGYYTDFPTRMAMANLWLLSPLIEGAMLSKPSSAASIRTTTAATMVEGSSKSNILPTQAVGVINYRLMPGMTIDDLVAHVNGTIDDPRVGVEAYMANEASNVSTMDSMGYRLIESTIRTMQNETLVAPYLVQGGTDAKHFTALSDSIYRFMMVELNPETLKQFHGVNEQIPITDYISAIQFYGELIKQSAEGSVHNQ, via the coding sequence ATGAAAAAAGCAATTGGGATAGCTGTTTTAGCGTTGTTAGTGTTGGTGTCTCTACTGGTTGTCCGCGCGCTTACCGTGTTTAGTGATAATCAAGTTTCCCCAAATGCGTCATTTTCACCACTTATTATTGACGAGTCACTAGTGGTAGAGCGTTTCGCCAAGGCTATTCGTTTTCCAACAATTTCCCATGAAGACGCTACTAAGTTCGACCACCAAGCTTTCTCAGGCTTGCATGCATTCATAGAATCTTCCTACCCCCTTGTTCACAACAAAATGAGCAAAACTGTCATCAGTGAATACAGTTTGGTCTACAAACTAGCAGGCTCCGACTCGACGCTAAAGCCAGCTTTGTTTATGGGGCATATGGATGTAGTGCCTGTAGATTCTGCGACTGAATCACAATGGCTTCACGCTCCTTTTAGTGGAGATATAAGTGACGGGGCGATATGGGGGCGAGGCACTCTAGATGACAAAGTGACGGTGTTTGCGTTACTAGAAGCAATGGAACATTTGTTAGCCAAAGGACTGACCCCTAAACGCACTATTTACTTTGCGTTTGGGCACGATGAAGAAATTGGCGGTGAGCAAGGCGCCGCAAAAGTTGCAGACTGGTTTGCAGCGCAGAATATTGAATTTGAATTTGTGCTTGATGAAGGCGGTGCGATTACACGAGGCCTGATGGTGGGAACTGAGCGCACAGTTGCAGTGGTGGGTATTGCAGAAAAAGGCTATGCAAATATTCGTTTAACAGTGAATGATGATGGCGGGCACTCATCGCAACCTCCTGAACATACCGCAGTTGGTGTTCTCAGTCAGGCCATTGTGAAGCTTGAAAATAACCAATTGCCTACAGATTTCCAGTTCATCAACAAAACGTTCGAAAAAATGGGTTACTACACCGACTTTCCAACCCGCATGGCTATGGCTAATTTGTGGTTGCTTTCCCCGCTTATCGAAGGCGCGATGTTGAGCAAGCCAAGCTCTGCCGCCAGCATTCGCACCACGACCGCCGCGACTATGGTTGAAGGAAGTTCAAAGTCTAATATATTGCCAACTCAGGCAGTTGGCGTAATAAATTACCGGCTTATGCCAGGCATGACTATCGACGACTTGGTGGCGCATGTAAACGGAACTATTGATGATCCTCGTGTGGGTGTTGAAGCCTACATGGCAAATGAAGCCAGTAATGTGTCTACCATGGATAGTATGGGGTATCGCTTAATTGAGAGCACTATCCGGACTATGCAAAATGAAACGCTGGTCGCGCCATATTTAGTTCAAGGCGGCACAGATGCAAAACACTTCACCGCACTGTCAGACAGTATTTATCGATTTATGATGGTAGAGCTTAACCCCGAAACCCTTAAACAGTTTCATGGTGTAAATGAGCAAATTCCTATTACAGATTATATTAGTGCAATTCAATTTTATGGTGAGCTCATCAAGCAAAGTGCAGAAGGCTCAGTGCATAACCAATAG
- a CDS encoding ABC transporter permease, translated as MLDIKPIFSALLRSKVGAVLLFLQIALTTAIVSNAAFMINDNLSYLREDTGYPQQEIFSFTVMTFGKDIDLRQQTELDEAMLRQIPGVINATLTQAVPLSGGGSSTSIRLKPLPEQSREGRLMYFYGDEHALDTFGVELIEGRNFRPEEIMISDSYHDNGPTTIIVSQALAKSMFDDESALGKSIYVDGRALEIIGVVALMESAWPRAEDSNTTGIIPYINAQSYQHFLVRTDANERANIMKIIEDKMLSAYDKRVIINVDGLDESKEAYDATDVLMMRMLIVLVVILVLVTALGIFGLTQFNISKRTKQIGTRRALGARKSAIVRYFLVENAMICTVGLVIGSIAAIFLGRGLMKAYSIEALEIEYVLVTAFCILIMSLLAVVLSAMRAANISPSIATRSI; from the coding sequence ATGCTTGATATAAAACCAATATTTAGCGCACTGCTGCGCTCCAAAGTAGGTGCTGTTTTACTGTTTTTACAAATTGCACTGACAACCGCAATTGTCAGTAATGCGGCTTTTATGATTAACGATAATTTATCTTACTTGCGCGAAGACACTGGCTATCCTCAGCAAGAGATCTTTAGCTTTACTGTAATGACCTTCGGAAAGGACATTGATTTAAGACAGCAGACTGAATTAGACGAGGCCATGTTGCGCCAAATTCCGGGTGTTATTAACGCCACACTTACCCAGGCCGTGCCGCTATCAGGCGGTGGTTCGTCTACCTCAATTAGGTTAAAACCCCTTCCAGAGCAATCGAGAGAAGGCCGCTTGATGTACTTCTACGGCGATGAACATGCACTTGACACCTTTGGTGTAGAACTCATCGAAGGAAGAAATTTCAGGCCTGAGGAAATCATGATTAGTGATAGCTATCACGACAATGGCCCTACTACTATTATCGTTTCGCAGGCACTCGCTAAGAGCATGTTTGATGATGAGTCTGCACTGGGTAAATCGATTTACGTTGATGGAAGAGCCCTTGAAATAATCGGTGTTGTCGCCTTAATGGAAAGTGCATGGCCTCGTGCAGAAGATAGTAATACCACGGGTATTATTCCCTATATTAATGCGCAAAGTTATCAGCATTTTCTTGTAAGAACCGATGCAAATGAGCGTGCTAATATCATGAAGATCATAGAAGACAAGATGTTATCAGCCTATGACAAGCGCGTGATCATCAATGTGGACGGCCTTGACGAGAGTAAAGAAGCCTATGATGCTACTGACGTACTCATGATGCGTATGTTAATTGTGCTGGTGGTTATACTGGTTTTGGTTACCGCGCTGGGCATTTTTGGGTTGACCCAATTCAATATCAGCAAACGCACTAAACAAATTGGAACGCGTCGAGCTTTAGGTGCACGAAAATCTGCTATTGTGCGTTATTTCTTGGTTGAAAATGCCATGATATGTACAGTAGGCCTAGTGATAGGTAGCATCGCCGCTATTTTCTTAGGTCGAGGACTAATGAAAGCCTACTCCATTGAAGCGCTGGAGATAGAGTATGTGCTGGTTACTGCTTTTTGTATTCTGATAATGAGTTTATTGGCAGTAGTGTTGTCCGCTATGCGTGCCGCAAACATTTCACCTAGCATAGCAACAAGAAGTATTTAA
- a CDS encoding ABC transporter permease, whose protein sequence is MLLHYIDLSWRSIKSTPIISFLMVFAIAIGIGITMTSLSVFHMMSMDPIPHKSSKIHYPQLQLMDEGNEWNSSDNLPRQLTYQDATNLYNADIDVLSSPSFRSGFSVHLNTPDVKPRMEPARLVNREFFDIFDRPFIYGQAWSRDAQENKPYVAVITKEINDRFFNGENSVGKEIFLDNKSYRIVGVTENWDHHVKYYDVNNGAFNSSESIYIPFTIAPLEEVGTWGNMNGWKQEAMRGYQDLLASEKLWTQFWVLLENEQQKEAYGQFLMAYMEDQKARGRFQRDNLEYKLRNVNEWMEYTEVVSEDNRILVALSFMFLMVCVANILGLLLAKFLKRAPEVGVRRALGASKRQIFLQHIVEVSVIGVAGGLLGIAVAQLGLWGVRTTNNYYNALATMDWSMLLAAPTISLLASFIAGLYPAWLVCKTQPAIYLKSQ, encoded by the coding sequence ATGCTACTTCACTATATTGATTTAAGCTGGCGGAGCATTAAGAGTACGCCCATCATTAGTTTCTTGATGGTATTTGCAATCGCCATTGGAATTGGCATTACCATGACGAGTCTGTCAGTGTTCCACATGATGTCAATGGATCCAATTCCTCACAAGAGTAGCAAAATTCATTACCCACAATTGCAGTTAATGGATGAGGGTAATGAATGGAATTCTTCTGACAACTTGCCTCGCCAGCTGACTTACCAAGATGCCACAAACCTTTATAACGCGGACATTGATGTACTGAGCAGCCCCAGTTTTCGCAGCGGGTTTTCAGTGCACCTTAATACGCCAGATGTTAAGCCTCGCATGGAACCGGCGCGACTCGTCAATAGAGAGTTTTTTGACATTTTCGATAGGCCTTTCATCTATGGCCAAGCTTGGTCGCGTGACGCGCAAGAGAACAAACCTTATGTTGCCGTTATCACCAAGGAGATTAACGACCGTTTTTTCAATGGAGAGAACTCTGTCGGCAAGGAAATATTCTTAGATAACAAGAGCTATCGGATTGTGGGGGTAACTGAAAATTGGGACCACCATGTAAAGTACTATGATGTAAACAACGGTGCTTTTAACTCATCAGAGTCGATTTACATTCCATTCACCATAGCGCCACTAGAAGAAGTTGGCACGTGGGGCAACATGAACGGCTGGAAACAAGAAGCGATGAGAGGGTATCAAGATTTGCTGGCCTCTGAAAAGCTCTGGACACAGTTTTGGGTATTGTTGGAGAACGAACAACAAAAAGAGGCTTATGGCCAGTTTTTAATGGCTTATATGGAAGACCAGAAAGCTCGGGGGCGCTTTCAACGTGACAATTTAGAATACAAGCTACGCAACGTTAATGAGTGGATGGAATATACCGAAGTGGTATCTGAAGATAATCGTATTCTCGTCGCACTTAGTTTTATGTTCTTAATGGTTTGTGTAGCAAATATTCTTGGGCTTCTGTTAGCGAAGTTTTTGAAAAGAGCACCTGAAGTGGGGGTAAGGCGTGCACTTGGCGCGAGCAAGCGTCAGATATTTTTGCAGCACATTGTCGAAGTCTCTGTCATTGGTGTTGCAGGTGGCCTACTAGGTATTGCTGTTGCGCAGTTAGGTTTGTGGGGAGTGCGCACGACAAACAACTATTACAATGCCCTTGCGACGATGGATTGGTCGATGCTACTTGCTGCGCCGACCATCTCACTACTCGCGAGTTTTATAGCAGGCTTATACCCTGCGTGGTTGGTGTGTAAGACTCAGCCAGCTATTTACCTTAAGAGCCAATAG
- a CDS encoding efflux RND transporter periplasmic adaptor subunit codes for MIKDTSNQDSVVERKTHKKNWVLSLSGVVAAGVLGYMLLSAPTADVSLAKESLKVHTVSKGDLVRDIITTGKIIAANAPQVYSPEQGYVMLNVMPGDFIKAGDTIAVVDSPELQSTLKQEQLVLASLQSDLARQELDVRRQTLLLNKQADLAKVELDAAMREDKRAALSIENHLISQIDFEKAQDDLARARVTHKHAMGEIALAADTLAFELKTSEDKVARQALIVKELERQLANLRIRASVSGIVGNVLIQPNALVAKNELLMTLVDLSAYEAQLNVAESYAGELGIGMDVELTMGGETVLGKLVSISPEVVERQVTARVRFPENSVQSIRQNQQVSARILLENKSDVLKVARGSFLQSGGHTAYIVRGDIAEKVAIQIGATSMREVEILEGLQEGDQIITSNYDKFKQAPSVLLR; via the coding sequence ATGATTAAAGATACAAGCAACCAAGATAGCGTTGTAGAGCGCAAAACACATAAAAAGAATTGGGTTCTGTCATTGAGTGGGGTTGTTGCAGCGGGTGTATTGGGGTACATGCTACTGTCTGCGCCGACGGCTGATGTTTCTTTAGCTAAAGAGTCGTTAAAAGTGCATACCGTTTCTAAAGGTGATTTGGTGCGCGATATCATTACCACGGGCAAAATCATCGCCGCAAATGCCCCTCAAGTTTATAGCCCAGAGCAAGGCTATGTCATGCTCAATGTTATGCCAGGTGATTTTATCAAGGCCGGTGACACCATAGCGGTTGTAGACTCTCCCGAGTTGCAAAGTACATTGAAGCAAGAGCAGTTGGTGCTCGCCAGTTTACAAAGTGACCTAGCTCGTCAGGAGCTCGATGTCAGACGTCAAACACTTCTGCTAAATAAGCAAGCTGATTTGGCCAAGGTCGAACTTGATGCCGCTATGCGCGAAGACAAGCGTGCAGCGTTATCAATAGAGAATCATCTCATCAGCCAGATTGATTTTGAAAAAGCGCAGGACGATTTAGCACGCGCTCGGGTTACACACAAACACGCCATGGGTGAAATAGCGCTAGCGGCGGATACCTTAGCCTTTGAGCTTAAAACCAGTGAAGACAAAGTGGCAAGGCAAGCTCTCATTGTAAAAGAGCTTGAACGTCAATTGGCTAACTTACGCATAAGAGCAAGCGTTTCTGGCATTGTGGGTAATGTGCTTATTCAGCCAAATGCGCTGGTGGCCAAAAATGAACTGCTGATGACGCTAGTTGACTTGTCTGCCTATGAAGCACAACTCAATGTAGCAGAAAGTTATGCTGGCGAACTCGGTATTGGAATGGATGTAGAGCTAACCATGGGCGGAGAAACTGTACTTGGCAAGCTGGTGTCAATATCGCCTGAAGTCGTCGAGCGCCAAGTTACTGCCCGTGTTCGTTTTCCTGAAAACAGTGTGCAATCTATCCGTCAGAATCAACAAGTGTCAGCGCGTATTTTATTAGAAAACAAAAGTGATGTGCTGAAAGTGGCACGAGGTAGCTTTCTTCAATCTGGTGGGCATACCGCTTATATCGTACGCGGAGATATCGCAGAAAAAGTGGCTATTCAAATAGGTGCTACCAGTATGCGTGAAGTGGAGATTCTTGAAGGCCTTCAAGAAGGCGATCAAATCATTACATCAAACTACGACAAATTTAAACAAGCGCCTTCGGTGCTACTTCGATAA